The following proteins are co-located in the Gossypium hirsutum isolate 1008001.06 chromosome A02, Gossypium_hirsutum_v2.1, whole genome shotgun sequence genome:
- the LOC107936912 gene encoding polygalacturonase-like isoform X2: MAIQFNFVSSMLILVLLSISSVEGQGGEGGGVIDVVAKFGAKADEKTDLSKPLLDAWKEACALTSPSKIVIPKEIYFLSKATLDGPCKAPIKLQVEGTVMAPADPGAFKEPKWISFNRIENFKFSGGGVFDGQGTTAYKREGCKGHDYCGLLPINLRFDFLTNAKIQDITTKDNKKFHANVLGCKKHYFQTFHHICT, encoded by the exons atggctattcaatttaattttgtttcatccatgttaatactagtacttttgtCTATATCATCCGTTGAAGGTCAAGGAGGAGAAGGTGGTGGTGTTATCGATGTTGTTGCAAAGTTTGGTGCAAAGGCGGACGAGAAAACAGATTTGAGTAAG CCATTGTTAGATGCTTGGAAAGAAGCATGTGCCTTGACATCTCCGTCAAAAATTGTGATTCCTAAAGagatatattttttaagtaaagcTACCTTAGATGGTCCTTGCAAGGCTCCTATTAAGCTTCAAGTTGAAGGCACTGTGATGGCTCCGGCAGACCCTGGTGCTTTCAAAGAGCCTAAATGGATTTCCTtcaatagaattgaaaatttcaaattttctggCGGAGGAGTTTTCGACGGCCAGGGAACCACTGCTTATAAAAGGGAAGGTTGCAAAGGTCATGATTATTGTGGTTTACTTCCTATT AACCTAAGGTTTGATTTTTTAACCAACGCAAAGATACAAGATATAACTACCAAAGACAACAAGAAGTTCCATGCTAATGTTCTAGGATGCAAAAAACATTACTTTCAAACATTTCACCATATCTGCACCTGA
- the LOC107936912 gene encoding polygalacturonase isoform X1, whose protein sequence is MAIQFNFVSSMLILVLLSISSVEGQGGEGGGVIDVVAKFGAKADEKTDLSKPLLDAWKEACALTSPSKIVIPKEIYFLSKATLDGPCKAPIKLQVEGTVMAPADPGAFKEPKWISFNRIENFKFSGGGVFDGQGTTAYKREGCKGHDYCGLLPIEESKVKLNNISLKNFHGTSARPEAVKIICSATLPCENVELADI, encoded by the exons atggctattcaatttaattttgtttcatccatgttaatactagtacttttgtCTATATCATCCGTTGAAGGTCAAGGAGGAGAAGGTGGTGGTGTTATCGATGTTGTTGCAAAGTTTGGTGCAAAGGCGGACGAGAAAACAGATTTGAGTAAG CCATTGTTAGATGCTTGGAAAGAAGCATGTGCCTTGACATCTCCGTCAAAAATTGTGATTCCTAAAGagatatattttttaagtaaagcTACCTTAGATGGTCCTTGCAAGGCTCCTATTAAGCTTCAAGTTGAAGGCACTGTGATGGCTCCGGCAGACCCTGGTGCTTTCAAAGAGCCTAAATGGATTTCCTtcaatagaattgaaaatttcaaattttctggCGGAGGAGTTTTCGACGGCCAGGGAACCACTGCTTATAAAAGGGAAGGTTGCAAAGGTCATGATTATTGTGGTTTACTTCCTATT GAGGAATCAAAAGTTAAACTAAACAACATTAGTTTAAAAAACTTTCATGGCACTTCTGCGCGTCCAGAAGCTGTCAAGATTATTTGTAGTGCTACTTTGCCTTGTGAAAATGTGGAACTTGCAGACATTTAA